The following are from one region of the Quercus robur chromosome 1, dhQueRobu3.1, whole genome shotgun sequence genome:
- the LOC126723711 gene encoding uncharacterized protein LOC126723711 isoform X1 produces the protein MLITGSSVRPSSNHLFQILQKRCPCALETMQNYSEAYMSCLWSKTVPYKLQYNRKFVEGSPQANDEISRHSGVGFTEPDRSFHAPLFVPPNEGYYRPIHLQDFYVWSAFHANAQMAQKNPFYALESHFYPMNHEHNFPMYDRLEPVPFRMSSQGYQPGFQFQEFQYFVVIDFEATCDKEKYPHPQEIIEFPSVIVNSMTGQLEDCFQIYVQPTCNQLLSDFCKELTGIQQAQVDKGVLLSEALLLHDKWLEGKGIKHTNFAVVTWSNWDCQVMLESECRLKRIRKPPYFNRWINLRVPFHKVFGAVKCNLKEAVQLAGLVWEGRAHCGLDDAKNTARLLANLMHRGLRFAITDSLMWQSANFPFSMQLDHQSGVPQQSFRIKHPSLPFIQGHRSQVDPSKERGVFCYCGVKSSKQMIQKPEPKHGSCFFVCGNWTTTRGAQCSYFEWATPDSK, from the exons ATGTTAATTACTGGGAGTAGTGTAAGGCCGTCTAGCAATCACCTCTTCCAAATTCTGCAGAAACGGTGTCCTTGTGCCTTGG AAACAATGCAAAATTACTCTGAGGCATACATGAGTTGCCTCTGGAGCAAGACAGTACCATACAAGCTGCAATATAATAGGAAATTTGTGGAAGGTTCCCCTCAGGCTAATGATGAAATCAGTAGGCACTCAGGAGTTGGTTTCACAGAACCTGACAGGTCATTCCACGCCCCGCTCTTTGTGCCTCCTAATGAAGGTTATTATAGACCAATTCACCTACAAGACTTTTATGTTTGGTCTGCTTTTCATGCCAACGCTCAAATGGCACAAAAGAACCCGTTTTATGCGCTTGAAAGCCATTTTTATCCCATGAATCACGAGCACAATTTTCCTATGTATGATCGACTTGAACCTGTGCCCTTCAGGATGTCATCACAAGGTTACCAACCAGGTTTTCAATTCCAAGAGTTCCAATATTTCGTGGTCATAGATTTTGAGGCAACCTGTGACAAAGAGAAATACCCACACCCCCAGGAGATTATTGAGTTCCCATCTGTAATAGTAAACAGTATGACTGGCCAACTGGAAGattgttttcaaatttatgtGCAGCCTACGTGCAATCAACTTTTAAGTGATTTCTGCAAGGAGCTTACTGGCATTCAGCAAGCACAA GTAGACAAAGGTGTTCTTCTAAGTGAAGCTCTACTTTTGCATGACAAGTGGCTTGAGGGGAAAGGGATTAAACATACCAACTTTGCTGTAGTTACATGGTCAAATTGGGATTGTCAGGTAATGTTGGAATCTGAGTGCAGATTAAAGAGGATCCGCAAACCACCATATTTCAACAG ATGGATCAACCTGAGGGTCCCATTTCACAAGGTATTTGGTGCGGTTAAATGTAACCTAAAAGAGGCTGTTCAGCTGGCTGGCCTGGTATGGGAAGGCCGTGCTCACTGTGGCCTAGATGATGCTAAGAACACCGCTCGTCTGCTTGCCAATCTAATGCACCGTGGACTTAGGTTTGCCATAACTGACTCATTGATGTGGCAGTCTGCAAATTTCCCGTTCTCAATGCAGCTGGATCATCAATCTGGTGTTCCTCAGCAATCCTTCAGAATTAAGCACCCATCACTGCCTTTCATCCAAGGTCACCGTTCCCAGGTTGACCCCAGCAAAGAGCGAGGTGTGTTCTGCTATTGTGGGGTGAAAAGTAGCAAACAAATGATTCAAAAACCAGAGCCAAAGCATGGAAGCTGCTTCTTTGTGTGTGGTAATTGGACTACCACTAGAGGAGCCCAATGTTCTTATTTCGAATGGGCTACCCCTGactcaaaatga
- the LOC126723711 gene encoding uncharacterized protein LOC126723711 isoform X2 gives MYMIMMALEHKETMQNYSEAYMSCLWSKTVPYKLQYNRKFVEGSPQANDEISRHSGVGFTEPDRSFHAPLFVPPNEGYYRPIHLQDFYVWSAFHANAQMAQKNPFYALESHFYPMNHEHNFPMYDRLEPVPFRMSSQGYQPGFQFQEFQYFVVIDFEATCDKEKYPHPQEIIEFPSVIVNSMTGQLEDCFQIYVQPTCNQLLSDFCKELTGIQQAQVDKGVLLSEALLLHDKWLEGKGIKHTNFAVVTWSNWDCQVMLESECRLKRIRKPPYFNRWINLRVPFHKVFGAVKCNLKEAVQLAGLVWEGRAHCGLDDAKNTARLLANLMHRGLRFAITDSLMWQSANFPFSMQLDHQSGVPQQSFRIKHPSLPFIQGHRSQVDPSKERGVFCYCGVKSSKQMIQKPEPKHGSCFFVCGNWTTTRGAQCSYFEWATPDSK, from the exons ATGTACATGATCATGATGGCCCTTGAACACAAAG AAACAATGCAAAATTACTCTGAGGCATACATGAGTTGCCTCTGGAGCAAGACAGTACCATACAAGCTGCAATATAATAGGAAATTTGTGGAAGGTTCCCCTCAGGCTAATGATGAAATCAGTAGGCACTCAGGAGTTGGTTTCACAGAACCTGACAGGTCATTCCACGCCCCGCTCTTTGTGCCTCCTAATGAAGGTTATTATAGACCAATTCACCTACAAGACTTTTATGTTTGGTCTGCTTTTCATGCCAACGCTCAAATGGCACAAAAGAACCCGTTTTATGCGCTTGAAAGCCATTTTTATCCCATGAATCACGAGCACAATTTTCCTATGTATGATCGACTTGAACCTGTGCCCTTCAGGATGTCATCACAAGGTTACCAACCAGGTTTTCAATTCCAAGAGTTCCAATATTTCGTGGTCATAGATTTTGAGGCAACCTGTGACAAAGAGAAATACCCACACCCCCAGGAGATTATTGAGTTCCCATCTGTAATAGTAAACAGTATGACTGGCCAACTGGAAGattgttttcaaatttatgtGCAGCCTACGTGCAATCAACTTTTAAGTGATTTCTGCAAGGAGCTTACTGGCATTCAGCAAGCACAA GTAGACAAAGGTGTTCTTCTAAGTGAAGCTCTACTTTTGCATGACAAGTGGCTTGAGGGGAAAGGGATTAAACATACCAACTTTGCTGTAGTTACATGGTCAAATTGGGATTGTCAGGTAATGTTGGAATCTGAGTGCAGATTAAAGAGGATCCGCAAACCACCATATTTCAACAG ATGGATCAACCTGAGGGTCCCATTTCACAAGGTATTTGGTGCGGTTAAATGTAACCTAAAAGAGGCTGTTCAGCTGGCTGGCCTGGTATGGGAAGGCCGTGCTCACTGTGGCCTAGATGATGCTAAGAACACCGCTCGTCTGCTTGCCAATCTAATGCACCGTGGACTTAGGTTTGCCATAACTGACTCATTGATGTGGCAGTCTGCAAATTTCCCGTTCTCAATGCAGCTGGATCATCAATCTGGTGTTCCTCAGCAATCCTTCAGAATTAAGCACCCATCACTGCCTTTCATCCAAGGTCACCGTTCCCAGGTTGACCCCAGCAAAGAGCGAGGTGTGTTCTGCTATTGTGGGGTGAAAAGTAGCAAACAAATGATTCAAAAACCAGAGCCAAAGCATGGAAGCTGCTTCTTTGTGTGTGGTAATTGGACTACCACTAGAGGAGCCCAATGTTCTTATTTCGAATGGGCTACCCCTGactcaaaatga